One Carassius auratus strain Wakin unplaced genomic scaffold, ASM336829v1 scaf_tig00214186, whole genome shotgun sequence DNA window includes the following coding sequences:
- the mrps18b gene encoding small ribosomal subunit protein mS40, translating to MATSIQRIGIAISRTFPVILQRNIQTQSIRYWNITSSAAPGLPLKFRALSSSSSSSSSSSSSAAAENTDSETVSRYSDRPWEYLESEEYIERYGSKPVWSNYRRNHKGGVPPQKTRKTCIRGDKVCGNPCPICRDPNIIVHYKNVNLLQQFISPQTGIVHDPTRTGVCMKQQKLLNKAIETARDCGLLAVQLPHVDYSKEDYSNTHGAVAPTPAPSSLRSGELWYSWYGSIKPDERELARVKRIYKEYLKPDV from the exons ATGGCGACCTCCATACAACGCATTGGAATAGCAATATCCCGCACATTTCCTGTCATTTTACAACGAAATATTCAAACACAG AGCATTCGTTATTGGAACATAACTTCAAGTGCTGCTCCAGGACTGCCTCTGAAGTTTCGTGctttatcatcatcatcgtcatcatcatcatcatcatcatcatctgctgCTGCTGAAAACACAGACTCAGAGACAGTGTCTAGATATTCAGACAGACCATGGGAATACTTAGAAAGTGAAG AGTACATTGAGCGCTATGGATCCAAGCCTGTGTGGTCTAACTACAGAAGGAACCATAAGGGGGGCGTCCCTCCTCAAAAGACCAGAAAGACTTGTATT AGAGGGGATAAGGTATGTGGTAACCCTTGTCCCATCTGTCGTGATCCAAACATCATTGTCCATTACAAG AATGTGAATCTGTTGCAGCAGTTCATTAGTCCTCAAACAGGAATCGTGCATGATCCCACTCGAACCG GTGTGTGCATGAAACAACAGAAACTACTTAACAAGGCCATAGAAACTGCTAGAGATTGTG GTTTACTGGCTGTTCAGTTACCTCATGTTGATTACTCCAAGGAGGACTACTCAAACACTCACGGTGCTGTGGCACCAACCCCCGCCCCATCTTCCCTCCGCTCTGGAGAACTGTGGTATTCTTGGTATGGTAGTATAAAACCAGATGAGCGAGAACTGGCAAGAGTGAAGCGGATCTACAAAGAGTACCTGAAACCAGATGTTTGA